A stretch of the Nematostella vectensis chromosome 1, jaNemVect1.1, whole genome shotgun sequence genome encodes the following:
- the LOC125564769 gene encoding homeobox protein OTX1 A-like: MSYVSMKRTNPYSDENDYHSVPSNPRKSHRRQRTFFSKEQTVILEGAFQYERFPGIQIREKLARELDIDESRIQVWFQNRRSRQNRQKRNTEVRSVQSSVVSSASIRPIHKSSESSHVPPAPLLTYSNTKPLSHVDCTAPAPVLPSYLTSSRLATGIPSPWMCAPSSQTRTADELAAAIGLMGVYGSIPYRFD, from the exons ATGTCTTACGTCAGCATGAAACGCACTAACCCTTACAGCGACGAGAACGATTATCACAGTG TGCCTTCCAATCCCCGTAAAAGTCATAGAAGGCAGAGGACCTTTTTCTCGAAAGAACAAACTGTCATCCTAGAGGGGGCGTTTCAGTACGAGCGATTTCCTGGCATCCAGATCCGGGAGAAACTTGCGCGGGAACTTGACATCGACGAGTCGAGAATCCAG GTTTGGTTTCAAAATCGTCGTTCTCGTCAAAACAGACAAAAAAGGAATACAGAAGTTCGATCAGTACAATCATCCGTCGTATCTTCAGCATCGATCCGTCCCATCCACAAATCATCCGAGTCGAGTCATGTCCCTCCAGCTCCTCTGCTTACTTACAGCAACACTAAGCCGCTATCACACGTTGACTGTACTGCGCCTGCGCCAGTCTTACCGTCATACCTCACAAGCTCAAGACTCGCCACAGGCATCCCGAGTCCGTGGATGTGCGCACCTTCCAGTCAAACTCGCACGGCTGACGAGTTAGCCGCCGCCATAGGACTGATGGGCGTGTATGGATCAATACCTTACAGATTCGACTAA
- the LOC125564785 gene encoding paired mesoderm homeobox protein 2-like, giving the protein MSYVSMKRTNPYSDENDYHSVPSNPRKSHRRQNTFFSKEQTVILERAFQYERFPGIQIREKLARKLDIDESRIQVWFQNRRSRQNRQKRKTEVRSVQSSVASSASIRPIHKSSESSHVHPAPLLTYSNTKPLSHVDCTAPAPVFPSYLTSSRLATGIPSPWMWAPSSQTHTANELAAAIGLMGVFGSIPYRFD; this is encoded by the exons ATGTCTTACGTCAGCATGAAACGCACCAACCCTTACAGCGACGAGAACGATTATCACAGTG TGCCTTCCAATCCCCGTAAAAGTCATAGAAGGCAGAATACCTTTTTCTCGAAAGAACAAACTGTCATTCTAGAGAGGGCGTTTCAGTACGAGCGATTTCCTGGCATCCAGATCCGGGAGAAACTTGCGCGGAAACTTGACATCGACGAGTCGAGAATCCAG GTTTGGTTTCAAAATCGTCGTTCTCGTCAAAACAGACAAAAAAGGAAGACAGAAGTTCGATCAGTACAATCATCTGTCGCATCTTCAGCATCGATCCGTCCCATCCACAAATCATCCGAGTCGAGTCATGTCCATCCAGCTCCTCTGCTTACTTACAGCAACACTAAGCCGCTATCACACGTGGACTGTACTGCGCCCGCGCCAGTCTTCCCGTCATACCTCACAAGCTCAAGACTCGCCACAGGCATCCCGAGTCCGTGGATGTGGGCACCTTCCAGTCAAACTCACACGGCTAACGAGTTAGCCGCCGCCATAGGACTGATGGGCGTATTTGGATCAATACCTTACAGATTCGACTAA
- the LOC5497826 gene encoding homeobox protein Dlx2b-like → MSYVSMKRTNPYSDENDYHSVPSNPRKSHRRQRTFFSKEQTVILEGAFQYERFPGIQIREKLARELDIDESRIQVWFQNRRSRQNRQKRNTEVRSVQSSVVSSASIRPIHKSSESSHVPPAPLLTYSNTKPLSHVDCTAPAPVLPSYLTSSRLATGIPSPWMCAPSSQTRTADELAAAIGLMGVYGSIHRDLKTQSQTKITQYRPNAMSYVSMKRTNPYSDENDYHSVPSNPRKSHRRQNTFFSKEQTVILERAFQYERFPGIQIREKLARKLDIDESRIQVWFQNRRSRQNRQKRKTEVRSVQSSVASSASIRPIHKSSESSHVHPAPLLTYSNTKPLSHVDCTAPAPVFPSYLTSSRLATGIPSPWMWAPSSQTHTANELAAAIGLMGVFGSIPYRFD, encoded by the exons ATGTCTTACGTCAGCATGAAACGCACTAACCCTTACAGCGACGAGAACGATTATCACAGTG TGCCTTCCAATCCCCGTAAAAGTCATAGAAGGCAGAGGACCTTTTTCTCGAAAGAACAAACTGTCATCCTAGAGGGGGCGTTTCAGTACGAGCGATTTCCTGGCATCCAGATCCGGGAGAAACTTGCGCGGGAACTTGACATCGACGAGTCGAGAATCCAG GTTTGGTTTCAAAATCGTCGTTCTCGTCAAAACAGACAAAAAAGGAATACAGAAGTTCGATCAGTACAATCATCCGTCGTATCTTCAGCATCGATCCGTCCCATCCACAAATCATCCGAGTCGAGTCATGTCCCTCCAGCTCCTCTGCTTACTTACAGCAACACTAAGCCGCTATCACACGTTGACTGTACTGCGCCTGCGCCAGTCTTACCGTCATACCTCACAAGCTCAAGACTCGCCACAGGCATCCCGAGTCCGTGGATGTGCGCACCTTCCAGTCAAACTCGCACGGCTGACGAGTTAGCCGCCGCCATAGGACTGATGGGCGTGTATGGATCAATAC ATCGTGATTTAAAAACCCAGAGCCAAACCAAAATAACCCAGTACCGCCCGAACGCCATGTCTTACGTCAGCATGAAACGCACCAACCCTTACAGCGACGAGAACGATTATCACAGTG TGCCTTCCAATCCCCGTAAAAGTCATAGAAGGCAGAATACCTTTTTCTCGAAAGAACAAACTGTCATTCTAGAGAGGGCGTTTCAGTACGAGCGATTTCCTGGCATCCAGATCCGGGAGAAACTTGCGCGGAAACTTGACATCGACGAGTCGAGAATCCAG GTTTGGTTTCAAAATCGTCGTTCTCGTCAAAACAGACAAAAAAGGAAGACAGAAGTTCGATCAGTACAATCATCTGTCGCATCTTCAGCATCGATCCGTCCCATCCACAAATCATCCGAGTCGAGTCATGTCCATCCAGCTCCTCTGCTTACTTACAGCAACACTAAGCCGCTATCACACGTGGACTGTACTGCGCCCGCGCCAGTCTTCCCGTCATACCTCACAAGCTCAAGACTCGCCACAGGCATCCCGAGTCCGTGGATGTGGGCACCTTCCAGTCAAACTCACACGGCTAACGAGTTAGCCGCCGCCATAGGACTGATGGGCGTATTTGGATCAATACCTTACAGATTCGACTAA
- the LOC5517365 gene encoding homeobox protein OTX1 A-like, which translates to MSYVSMKRTNPYSDENDYHSVPSNPRKSHRRQRTFFSKEQTVILEGAFQYERFPGIQIREKLARELDIDESRIQVWFQNRRSRQNRQKRKTEVRSVQSSVVSSASIRPIQKSSESSHVPPAPLLTYSNTKPLSHVDCTAPAPVFPSYLTSSRLATGIPSPWMCAPSSQTHTADELAAAIGLMGVYGSIPYRFD; encoded by the exons ATGTCTTACGTCAGCATGAAACGCACCAACCCTTACAGCGACGAGAACGATTATCACAGTG TGCCTTCCAATCCCCGTAAAAGTCATAGAAGGCAGAGGACCTTTTTCTCGAAAGAACAAACTGTCATCCTAGAGGGGGCGTTTCAGTACGAGCGATTTCCTGGCATCCAGATCCGGGAGAAACTTGCGCGGGAACTTGACATCGACGAGTCGAGAATCCAG GTTTGGTTTCAAAATCGTCGTTCTCGTCAAAACAGACAAAAAAGGAAGACAGAAGTTCGATCAGTACAATCATCTGTCGTATCTTCAGCATCGATCCGTCCCATCCAGAAATCATCCGAGTCGAGTCATGTCCCTCCAGCTCCTCTGCTTACTTACAGCAACACTAAGCCGCTATCACACGTGGACTGTACTGCGCCTGCGCCAGTCTTCCCGTCATACCTCACAAGCTCAAGACTCGCCACAGGCATCCCGAGTCCGTGGATGTGCGCACCTTCCAGTCAAACTCACACGGCTGACGAGTTAGCCGCCGCCATAGGACTGATGGGCGTGTATGGATCAATACCTTACAGATTCGACTAA
- the LOC125568065 gene encoding homeobox protein OTX1 A-like: MSYVSMKRTNPYSDENDYHSVPSNPRKSHRRQRTFFSKEQTVILEGAFQYERFPGIQIREKLARELDIDESRIQVWFQNRRSRQNRQKRKTEVRSVQSSVASSASIRPIHKSSESSHVHPAPLLTYSNTKPLSHVDCTAPAPVFPSYLTSSRLATGIPSPWMCAPSSQTHTADELAAAIGLMGVYGSIPYRFD, from the exons ATGTCTTACGTCAGCATGAAACGCACCAACCCTTACAGCGACGAGAACGATTATCACAGTG TGCCTTCCAATCCCCGTAAAAGTCATAGAAGGCAGAGGACCTTTTTCTCGAAAGAACAAACTGTCATCCTAGAGGGGGCGTTTCAGTACGAGCGATTTCCTGGCATCCAGATCCGGGAGAAACTTGCGCGGGAACTTGACATCGACGAATCGAGAATCCAG GTTTGGTTTCAAAATCGTCGCTCTCGTCAAAACAGACAAAAAAGGAAGACAGAAGTTCGATCAGTACAATCATCTGTCGCATCTTCAGCATCGATCCGTCCCATCCACAAATCATCCGAGTCGAGTCATGTCCATCCAGCTCCTCTGCTTACTTACAGCAACACTAAGCCGCTATCACACGTGGACTGTACTGCGCCCGCGCCAGTCTTCCCGTCATACCTCACAAGCTCAAGACTCGCCACAGGCATCCCGAGTCCGTGGATGTGCGCACCTTCCAGCCAAACTCACACGGCTGACGAGTTAGCCGCCGCCATAGGACTGATGGGCGTGTATGGATCAATACCTTACAGATTCGACTAA
- the LOC125568107 gene encoding retinal homeobox protein Rx3-like: protein MSYVSMKRTNPYSDENDYHSVPSNPRKSHRRQRTFFSKEQTVILEGAFQYERFPGIQIREKLARELEIDESRIQVWFQNRRSRQNRQKRKTEVRSVQSSVASLASIRPIHKSSESSHVPPAPLLTYSNTKPLSHVDCTAPAPVLPSYLTSSRLATGIPSPWMCAPSSQTRTADELAAAIGLMGVYGSIPYRFD from the exons ATGTCTTACGTCAGCATGAAACGCACCAACCCTTACAGCGACGAGAACGATTATCACAGTG TGCCTTCCAATCCCCGTAAAAGTCATAGAAGGCAGAGGACCTTTTTCTCGAAAGAACAAACTGTCATCCTAGAGGGGGCGTTTCAGTACGAGCGATTTCCTGGCATCCAGATCCGGGAGAAACTTGCGCGGGAACTTGAAATCGACGAGTCgagaatccag GTTTGGTTTCAAAATCGTCGTTCTCGTCAAAACAGACAGAAAAGGAAGACAGAAGTTCGATCAGTACAATCATCTGTCGCATCTTTAGCATCGATCCGTCCCATCCACAAATCATCCGAGTCGAGTCATGTCCCTCCAGCTCCTCTGCTTACTTACAGCAACACTAAGCCGCTATCACACGTGGACTGTACTGCGCCTGCGCCAGTCTTACCGTCATACCTCACAAGCTCAAGACTCGCCACAGGCATCCCGAGTCCGTGGATGTGCGCACCTTCCAGTCAAACTCGCACGGCTGACGAGTTAGCCGCCGCCATAGGACTGATGGGCGTGTATGGATCAATACCTTACAGATTCGACTAA